The DNA window AGTTTATAACGCTGTAAATGATTTAGTAAAGTATAGTGGTCCTAAAACAAGTGAAATTGCAGCTTGATTAAAAGATAATTCAATTGATTCATATGAAAAAGATAATTATTTATTTGTAAAAGGAATATCTGCTCATGGTAGTTTGCCATTTAAAGGTATTTCAGCTTCGACTTGATTATTAAAAGCAATTGATGCAGTAGGTTTAAAACATCCATTGGCACAATTTGTTTCAAAATATGGTCATTTAAATTTTGATATGAAAGAAATTTTTGGAGATTTAAAAGATGAAACCGGGGATTTAACAGCATGTAATGGAATAGTTAATATTTCAAAAAGAGATTTTAGATTCACAATTAATTTTAGAATACCATGTACAAGAGATCCAAAAAAAGATGTCGTAGATGTTTTAGAAAAATTTGTTTCAGATAAAAATATTGAATTAAAACTAATTTCAATTGAAGATAGAGTTTATTTTCCAAAAGACAGTGATGTTGTAAAAAACATTATGGAAGTTTATAAAGAAGTAACAGGAGATTTGAAAGCAGAACCAATTGCAATTGGAGGAGGAACATTTGCAAAATCAATGCCTAATATGATTGCTTTTGGAGCTGAATTTGACTTAAATGATTCAACTATGCATGCATACAATGAGTATGTAAAAATTGATGATTTAAAGAAAATGATGGAGATTTATGCAAAATCTTTAGTTAAATTAACAAAATTAAAATAATGCTATTAAGCATTATTTTTTTTATAAAACCAATATTAAAAAATGATATACTATAAATATTGTATATTTAATTTTGGGTATGCAATCACATTTGGGAATTTTATATCCTAGTGCTTGTTATTTATAATTAAACAAGTGGATGTATTTAGAACCAGTATGGAAGAATAACGAATAAAAATTTGAAAGGACCTTAACATGGCAAAAGATTTAACAAGAGAACAGCTTTGAGATGCTGGAGCTCAATTTGGACATCAAACTAAACGTTGAAATCCAAAAATGAAACCATATATTTACGGAGCAAAAAATAAAAATCATATTATTGATTTACAACAAACAATTTGAAGATTAGAGGACGTTAAAAGATACGTTACTTCAATTGGACAAAAAAAAGAGAAAATAATTTTTGTTGGAACAAAAAGAAGTGCGAAAAATGCAGTTAAAGAAGCAGCATTAAGAAGTGGAAATTTCTTTGTAAACTCAAGATGATTGGGTGGAACACTAACAAATATGAAAACAATTTCATTAAGAATAAAAACTTTATGAGATATTGAAAATGAAGAAAAAACAGGAAAAATTAATTTAAGACCTAAAAAAGAGCAAATTCTAATTAGAAAAGAAAAAGCTAAATTAGAAAAAACTTTGGGTGGAATTAAACAAATGCATAAACTTCCAGCAGCAATGTTTGTAGTTGACCCTAAAACTGATGAAATTGCAGTTAAAGAAGCTAGAAAATTAAGAATTCCAGTTATTGCTATTTGTGATACAAATGTTGATCCAGATATGGTAGATTTTGTAATTCCTGCAAATGATGATATTCAAGAATCAGTAAACATAATTACTAACTTTATAGTTGATGTTTATGCTGATGCAGCTGGAATAAAAATGCAACCAAGTAGTTTAAAAATTGTAGCTCAGAAAAAAGAAGAGAAACAATATGGAGAAGGTCAAAGACCTTATACACCAAGAAATAATGATTCAATGGGTGAAAAATCAGCTGCACCTAAAAAACCTGCTGTAAACAAAGAAGAAACTAAATAGGAGAGATTAAAATGGCAGTTACACCACAATTAATTAAAGAATTAAGAGAAATGACTTCTGCTGGAATGATGGACTGTAAAAAAGCTTTAGAAGCTACAAACGGGAACATTGAAGAAGCAGTAGTATGATTAAGAGAAAATGGTTTAGCAAAAGCAGCTAAAAAAGCTGATAGAGTAGCAGCTGAAGGAGTTTCATTTGCAAAAACTGATGGTAAAAGAGCTATTATTTTTGAAGTGAACTCAGAGACTGACTTTGTTTCGAAAAATGATAAATTTATGGCATTAATTGACAATATTGGTAATGCTTTATTAAAATCAAAAGCTAAGAATTTACAAGAGGCTTTGGAAGTAAAATTATCAAATGGACAAACTATTAGTGAAGCTTGTGTAGAAGCAACAGCAACAATCGGAGAAAAAATTGAATTAAGAAGAATTGCTGCAGTTGAAGGTAAAAATTTATCAATTTATAATCATGCAAATAAAAGAATTTCTGTATTATTAAATTTTGAAGGAAGCATTTCAAGTGAAGATGCATATAATGTTTGTATGCACGTTGCAGCTATGTCTCCAAAATATTTAGCATCAAGTGATGTTCCTCAAGAATTTAAAGATCAAGAAATGCATATTATTAGAGAAACTACTGATTTAACAGGTAAACCAGAAAATGTTGCAGAAAACATTTTAAAAGGTAAGTTAAATAAAAAAATTGCTGAAATTACTTTATTAGATCAAGGTTTTGTAATGGATGAAAAACAAACAGTAGGCAATTTTGTAAAATCTAAAGGCTCAACTTTGAAACAAATGTTTAGATTTGAAGTAGGAGAAGGAATTGAAAAAGTAACAACAGATTTCGCAGCTGAAGTGGCAGCACAGTTGGCAGGTAATTAATATGATAAATAATTTATTATCTTTAGAACAAAGTAATTTGCTAATTCTTTCAATTGTACTTTTAACAGTAGCACCATTGTCTTCAATCTATTCTTGATATTTAACACTTCAATTTAAAACTAATAAATCTGAAGTTAAATTTGCAAATAAATTATGAGTTTCAATTATGATAACTTTACAATTTTTATCAATTGCATCATCTATAATGTCAATAGTATTTTATTTTATTGATTTGAATTTAAGTCAAACGTTATTCATTGTTTGCATTGTCATAGCATTTGCTACATCAGCAATTTGGTTTTCAATGGTTTTATTCTTTTCAAATCAAATATGATTTTATATGGATGAAGAAAAAATTGTTACATTAGGCGAATCAATAAAACTATCAAAAATTCAAAAAATTATTGAAGATGATCAAAAAAGTGCAGTATATGTAAACTACTTAGAAGGTAGAAGAACAATTAAAAAAGTTAAATTTAGTAAAAAAACAGCTTTAGGAATTTATTTTTTAGAAAACGCATCAAAAACTGGTGTTACTCCTGAAAAAGGTGATCAAGTTTCTTATTTTAAAGAGCAAATAGCTAAAATTAGACAAGAAGCTTTGGAAATGACAAATAAAAGTGTTAAAACACCTGTTGAACCAGTTGAAAATAAAACTGAAAAAGAAGCAAAAGAAAAAGTTGAAAAAGTTTCAAAAGATGTAGAACAAGCAGTTGAAAAAACAGAGGAAATTGTTGAAAAACCAGTTAAAAAACCAACTTCTTCTGTTAAAAAACCCACTGCAAAATCTAAAGCTTCAGAAAAAAAAGAAGATAAATAAAATAAAAGCACATTTCATATGTGTTTTTATTTTATTTAATATAAAATTAATATGAAAAAGGCAGAGGTAACTTTTAAGTAAGTTTGAGAAATACTCTTAGAACCTGATCTAGTTTATACTAGCGTAGGAAGACCTTTGGAATAATAATTCTGCTTTTTTCATGGAGGAACTTCATGAATAAAAATATTATAAAAATTTCTATCACATTGTCTTTAATAAGAATATTAATATGTTTAGGTTTAATGATATGAGGAATTATATCAATTGTAAATGCAGGAGATCAAAATGGAAATCTATCTGTTGGTAAAATAGTAACAATTTCTTTTTGTTTTTCACTTTTTTTTATTTTATTTACTTTAATAAATTTTTCCTTATTTTTAAATTGCATTATTAATATCAATGATATTAATAAAAAAAATATAATAGCTTTATCTTTTATAACTATAAATTTAGAAATTCTGATTTATTACTTAAGCAAGCAAAGTTTTAAGTTTAAAAAAATAGAAATGAGAAGATGGACAATATTTGATATAACTTCAATATCAATTTTATTAGCATTATATTTTTCAGTTGGTTTTGTTACAGGTTTAATTCCACCAATGCCTTTTTATATAACTTTAACTTTTAAATATATACCACTTTTTTTTGGAGCCTTTGTTTTATCTCTTTCTGCTTCACTCACTTTATGTTTTTTAGCAGCTACATTATCAGTTTTTTTACCAGGAGCATATTTAAATTTCTGACAATTTTTCTTTGACTATTGACTTCCCACATTATTAATTTTTACAGCGGGTGCTTTTACACCAAATGTAAAAACAGATAAGATGATTATAAAATTGGGTGTATGGTTTGCCTTTATTTCAATTCCTGTTTTATTTTTATATCTTTCAAGAGTTACATCAGGAGTTGTATATTGGTTAAATCCAAATAAAATTGAAATAATCAATAAAGAATTCAATTGAACAAATAATATTGGTTATTCATTTATTTATAATTCAATTAATACAATTTTTGACTATATACTTTTAATAATTTGTGTTCCAACAATATGTGAATCTCTTTGAACAGTTAAAGAAAGATTTTTCTATAATAGAGATTTAGTTTCAACAGAAATTTTAGATTAAAAATTTAAATATAAAAAAAAATTTCATTTTTAATAAAAATGAAATTTTTAATTACATTTCTTTTAAAATTTTTTTGTAGGAATTTAAAGAATATTTTAAGAGGAAAAAATTATGTCAAAAAAAATTAAAAAATATAGATATAACTTTGCGAAACTTATATTTACAATTCTTTTACTTCCTCTAATTTTATTAAAATCAAAGAAAGGTTTTAAATTATATAGAGATTTTTGTTATATATATCCAAGGTCAGAAAAAGAAAGAAATTTTAATGAATTCCCAAATATTAAATCTAAATTAAATTGCTTAGAGTATCATTATTGAGATTTAAAAAAAATGAATTTAAAAGCAGAATCATTTAAAGAAAAAGATATTGAACACTATACTTTGATTACTGAAAAGGGAAACATAAGTTGTATTAGAGCAAAAAATACAAACAGTAAAAATTGAGTTATTGCTTTGCATGGTTGAACCGAAGATAAATTTTTGGCTTTAAGACTCGTCTATCATTATTTTAAAAAAGGTTATAATATTTTATCTTTTGATGCCTTTGCTCATGGTGATAGTTATGGTAATTATACTGATATTGGTTATTCAAGTATTGAAATGTTAGATGAAATTATAATAGATTTAAAAAATAAAAATAATATTGAAAATATTGGTTTAATAGGTAATAGTATGGGAGCTTCAACTTCGATTTTATATTCTCAAAAAGGTCTATTTAAAAAAGAAATAAGTTGAGTTATTGCTGATTGCGGATTTAGTAATATCAAATATCAATATCGTTATTATATTCAAAATAATTTTTTTAAAAAAGCTTGATGATTAAATGGATTAGGATTTACAAAGCGCTTTAGTAGAATTACAAAAACAAATCAAAATAAATATAATTTAATTAAAAATATGAAACTTAATAATCAAACACCAATATTTTTTATACATGCTATTGGTGATACATTTATACCTTATGAAATGAGTTTAGATATGTATAATAAAAAAATCTCATTTGAAGTAAATAAAAAGAGTAGTTTATGAACACCAATAGGTTCTGAACATGTAAGTGTAATTACAGATTATAATAAGGAATACATAAATAGAACCTTAGATTTTTCCAAAGAAAGTGAGAAAATAAAAAATGAAAAATAAGAAGATGGGTTTTTGAACTGTTCTTGCATTGACATTAACAGCAACAATTGGTTCAAGTTTACTTGTTACTTTTAATCAAGTTTTTATGATGGTTGGTAATAATCCACTATTAATGATATTAGCTTGAATTATTGGAGGAATAATTATTCTTCCCGAGACTTTTTTAATGGTAGAACCAGCAATTTCTTTTCAAGAAAATGGAACTACTTATAGTTGATTAAGAAGAGCAAATTGAAAGGTTATGAGTTTCTGATTTGGTTGAGTATTAACATTATTTGTATCAGCAACTGCAATTGCAAGTAGTTGTTTAGCTTTATCTACAATTATTATGAGTATGGCAAAAAGTGATAATATTTATCTATTAAAAACTATATCTGTTTTAATTTTATTATTAATTGGAGGAACACAAATATTTTTAAAAAATAGTAGTCAAATAAGTCAAATTGTCTTTTTAGTAATAAAAGCACTACCAATATTATTTGTAATGATATTGGCATTAATTTATGGTTCAACTGATGGCTTGTTAAGTAACAAAGAAATGAATCAAGGATTAGGCCAAGCATATATTTCTTCTTCATTATTGATTCCAGCAATAACAATGACAATGTTTTCATATTCAGGAACAGAAGTGCCAACCTATGTTGCTGGTGAAATTAAAAATCCAGAAAAAACAACACCTAAAGTAATTATTTGTGGAGTAATAGTTGTTATTAGTATTTACTTAATATATGGAATAGCTTTATTATCATTAGCTAGTTCTGGTGATGAAATGGCAAATGGAAATCAAGGTTTATTGGCGTTTTCAAAATTGCCATATTGAGCTAAAATGACTTTTAATATTTTGGCAATTCTATTATTTATTGGTTCAATTAATGCTTTTCTTTTATATCAAACAAGATTAATTTATAAAATGGCAGAAGAAAAAGATTTATCTAAACCTTTTTTAAAAACTTCTAAATGATCAAATCAACCATATATGGCAATGTTATTATTAATGGGCTGTGCAATAGTTTATATAATTTTTAATCAAATTGTAGAATTGTTGGCTTATTTTTCACTAGCCGTAAGTGCTTTAAAAATATTGATGACAACAAATGTAGTATATTTGAGATTAAAAGAAA is part of the Spiroplasma cantharicola genome and encodes:
- a CDS encoding Sapep family Mn(2+)-dependent dipeptidase, whose amino-acid sequence is MNVNKEILLGQYFDQALEETKKIVAMPSYRRDLKHGAPVHQDTKNVLNHCIDLLKGFGFKTFIAPDYRYGYADYGNGDKLFGIICHLDVVPPGNIDEWKTNPFEPIIENGKLIGRGSFDDKGPTMMNIFAFKYLIDNGFKPDYKVRFIFGTSEETNWECMEAYVANEQLCDLGYVPDGHFPVVYAEKWIADVDLVGNFESEFELSGGEVYNAVNDLVKYSGPKTSEIAAWLKDNSIDSYEKDNYLFVKGISAHGSLPFKGISASTWLLKAIDAVGLKHPLAQFVSKYGHLNFDMKEIFGDLKDETGDLTACNGIVNISKRDFRFTINFRIPCTRDPKKDVVDVLEKFVSDKNIELKLISIEDRVYFPKDSDVVKNIMEVYKEVTGDLKAEPIAIGGGTFAKSMPNMIAFGAEFDLNDSTMHAYNEYVKIDDLKKMMEIYAKSLVKLTKLK
- the rpsB gene encoding 30S ribosomal protein S2, producing the protein MAKDLTREQLWDAGAQFGHQTKRWNPKMKPYIYGAKNKNHIIDLQQTIWRLEDVKRYVTSIGQKKEKIIFVGTKRSAKNAVKEAALRSGNFFVNSRWLGGTLTNMKTISLRIKTLWDIENEEKTGKINLRPKKEQILIRKEKAKLEKTLGGIKQMHKLPAAMFVVDPKTDEIAVKEARKLRIPVIAICDTNVDPDMVDFVIPANDDIQESVNIITNFIVDVYADAAGIKMQPSSLKIVAQKKEEKQYGEGQRPYTPRNNDSMGEKSAAPKKPAVNKEETK
- the tsf gene encoding translation elongation factor Ts, with the translated sequence MAVTPQLIKELREMTSAGMMDCKKALEATNGNIEEAVVWLRENGLAKAAKKADRVAAEGVSFAKTDGKRAIIFEVNSETDFVSKNDKFMALIDNIGNALLKSKAKNLQEALEVKLSNGQTISEACVEATATIGEKIELRRIAAVEGKNLSIYNHANKRISVLLNFEGSISSEDAYNVCMHVAAMSPKYLASSDVPQEFKDQEMHIIRETTDLTGKPENVAENILKGKLNKKIAEITLLDQGFVMDEKQTVGNFVKSKGSTLKQMFRFEVGEGIEKVTTDFAAEVAAQLAGN
- a CDS encoding energy-coupled thiamine transporter ThiT; the protein is MNKNIIKISITLSLIRILICLGLMIWGIISIVNAGDQNGNLSVGKIVTISFCFSLFFILFTLINFSLFLNCIININDINKKNIIALSFITINLEILIYYLSKQSFKFKKIEMRRWTIFDITSISILLALYFSVGFVTGLIPPMPFYITLTFKYIPLFFGAFVLSLSASLTLCFLAATLSVFLPGAYLNFWQFFFDYWLPTLLIFTAGAFTPNVKTDKMIIKLGVWFAFISIPVLFLYLSRVTSGVVYWLNPNKIEIINKEFNWTNNIGYSFIYNSINTIFDYILLIICVPTICESLWTVKERFFYNRDLVSTEILD
- a CDS encoding alpha/beta hydrolase, whose translation is MSKKIKKYRYNFAKLIFTILLLPLILLKSKKGFKLYRDFCYIYPRSEKERNFNEFPNIKSKLNCLEYHYWDLKKMNLKAESFKEKDIEHYTLITEKGNISCIRAKNTNSKNWVIALHGWTEDKFLALRLVYHYFKKGYNILSFDAFAHGDSYGNYTDIGYSSIEMLDEIIIDLKNKNNIENIGLIGNSMGASTSILYSQKGLFKKEISWVIADCGFSNIKYQYRYYIQNNFFKKAWWLNGLGFTKRFSRITKTNQNKYNLIKNMKLNNQTPIFFIHAIGDTFIPYEMSLDMYNKKISFEVNKKSSLWTPIGSEHVSVITDYNKEYINRTLDFSKESEKIKNEK
- a CDS encoding amino acid permease; this encodes MKNKKMGFWTVLALTLTATIGSSLLVTFNQVFMMVGNNPLLMILAWIIGGIIILPETFLMVEPAISFQENGTTYSWLRRANWKVMSFWFGWVLTLFVSATAIASSCLALSTIIMSMAKSDNIYLLKTISVLILLLIGGTQIFLKNSSQISQIVFLVIKALPILFVMILALIYGSTDGLLSNKEMNQGLGQAYISSSLLIPAITMTMFSYSGTEVPTYVAGEIKNPEKTTPKVIICGVIVVISIYLIYGIALLSLASSGDEMANGNQGLLAFSKLPYWAKMTFNILAILLFIGSINAFLLYQTRLIYKMAEEKDLSKPFLKTSKWSNQPYMAMLLLMGCAIVYIIFNQIVELLAYFSLAVSALKILMTTNVVYLRLKETSYKKVYKNWLFWIFVTFAYLTCILTLIGSMMLMLSTTSMTDIWKPILVILFVILIVPIGFLKFYLQEKYLKKESIES